The Alosa sapidissima isolate fAloSap1 chromosome 16, fAloSap1.pri, whole genome shotgun sequence genome has a segment encoding these proteins:
- the si:ch211-195b21.5 gene encoding zinc finger protein 318, which produces MFRGVSNQNYRSGQSQRPTGFVSGPPNGPPGPRFNTGYGTPYQPPYHGQPGLAYRGPPPGHPSGLPSTRPTFMDARPFSGLSVDHSMVITVGSQHNIAPLQTHDQARNWDESDKAEAFLRSLAAKDRQSKPNGREGEATETTWGHYNKQTSDRGKSRSKSPSQKQRGHSRSRSRSRGKSRGRSRAKSRARSKSRARSKSRARSKSRARSKSRARSKSRARSRSRAKSRAKSRARSKSRPRSRSRSRSRSCPRSRGRSQARDTGGYAFSREPGSGGSGPVGSSSNSSLSSKVDLFNELKQLLQSKGLEDSLSVVKKAFLTQQTQSAPLASPSAVPVQASVSPHRPDAYQVAPLEVTDSSLLPHERVRQDGSGFSRILSMMGEPSPQTPEGQRQPVVAANVPDIEDEEEFLYGDKSTTQSTPVRPLADSQTTVSASAATTPLQQFKALLGDPGMSHIFKQAQSALALTGMSQGAPAKKRSSTPEPKKGPPSHRHKASSPAKDHREGTPSSAEFERVKSLLKNMGLTLSMAEITKIASKLRDTPSSKGSKSESMDSKHSHRDRDSGHQEKERERDRSDKHGGGAKRKEHLVKELESILKTEGSGNLIPVIGFYCKLCEEFFGDLASAQRHEGCHKGSRDSGKGSMPKLYNDTKSGSGHSSQHSAGPGHSEKKRLAEDDKGPHRDERELSPGHWPRKRARDEPDRRDQKGSAARPTEPVRVKVEPKVGERSSSVENGDKKGSSDSDSDNSTQGGSAKKKKKKEKKKKKKKDKKKLKKEKAGKSKTKST; this is translated from the exons ATGTTTCGCGGTGTGTCCAATCAAAATTATAGGTCCGGACAAAGTCAGAGACCAACTGGTTTTGTCAGTGGCCCCCCAAACGGTCCTCCAGGTCCTCGTTTTAATACTGGATATGGAACACCGTACCAACCACCTTATCATGGCCAACCGGGTCTCGCTTACCGGGGTCCTCCGCCTGGCCACCCAAGTGGACTCCCGTCCACCAGACCTACGTTCATGGAC GCACGGCCTTTCAGCGGTCTGTCTGTTGATCACAGTATGGTCATTACTGTTGGTAGCCAGCACAACATAGCGCCTCTCCAAACGCATGACCAGGCTCGCAACTGGGATGAAAG TGATAAGGCAGAGGCATTCCTCCGAAGTTTGGCTGCCAAGGACAGACAGTCAAAGCCCaatgggagagaaggagaggcaaCAGAGACTACCTGGGGGCACTACAACAAGCAGACCTCGGACCGAGGGAAGAGCAGGAGCAAGAGTCCCTCGCAGAAGCAGAGAGGACACAGCCGCAGTCGCAGCCGCAGCAGGGGCAAGAGTAGAGGGCGCAGCCGCGCCAAGAGCAGGGCGCGGAGCAAGAGCAGGGCGCGGAGCAAGAGCAGAGCGCGAAGCAAGAGCAGAGCGCGGAGCAAGAGCCGAGCGCGAAGCAAGAGCAGAGCGCGAAGCCGCAGCCGGGCCAAGAGCCGGGCCAAAAGCAGGGCGCGGAGCAAGAGTCGGCCCAGGAGTAGGAGCCGGAGTCGGAGCAGGAGCTGTCCCAGGAGCCGAGGCCGGAGCCAGGCCAGAGACACTGGTGGTTATGCATTCAGCAGGGAGCCTGGGAGTGGAGGCAGTGGGCCTGTGGGCAGTAGCAGCAACTCCAGTCTGTCCTCAAAGGTGGACCTTTTCAATGAACTCAAGCAGCTTTTGCAGAGCAAGGGCCTGGAGGACTCCCTGTCTGTGGTGAAGAAAGCCTTCCTTACACAACAGACACAG AGTGCTCCGTTGGCCAGTCCTTCTGCTGTGCCAGTTCAGGCGTCCGTCTCCCCGCACCGACCCGATGCCTACCAGGTGGCTCCGCTGGAGGTGACCGATAGCTCGCTTCTCCCTCACGAGAGGGTGCGGCAGGACGGCAGCGGCTTCTCCCGCATCCTGAGCATGATGGGCGAGCCGAGCCCGCAGACTCCGGAAGGACAACGGCAGCCTGTGGTCGCCGCCAACGTCCCCGACatcgaggacgaggaggagttCCTGTACGGAGACAAGAGCACCACCCAGAGCACCCCGGTGAGGCCACTGGCGGACTCTCAGACTACTGTGTCGGCGTCGGCGGCAACAACTCCGCTCCAGCAGTTCAAGGCGCTCCTGGGTGATCCGGGCATGAGCCACATCTTCAAGCAGGCCCAGTCGGCGCTGGCTCTGACTGGCATGAGCCAGGGAGCCCCGGCGAAGAAGCGTAGCTCCACGCCAGAGCCGAAAAAGGGCCCTCCATCCCACAGGCACAAAGCCAGCAGCCCGGCCAAAGACCACAGAGAGGGGACGCCCAGCAGTGCCGAGTTTGAAAGGGTCAAGAGCCTCCTGAAGAACATGGGACTGACTCTGAGCATGGCGGAAATCACCAAGATCGCTTCAAAGCTGCGTGACACGCCTTCATCCAAAG GGTCGAAGTCGGAGAGCATGGACAGCAAGCATTCCCATAGGGATAGAGATAGCGGTCATCAGGAGAAG gagagagaaagagatcgaAGTGACAAACATGGCGGTGGAGCGAAGAGGAAAGAACACCTGGTGAAAGAACTGGAGAGCATTTTAAAGACAGAAG GGTCAGGGAACTTGATTCCAGTGATTGGCTTCTATTGTAAGCTGTGTGAGGAGTTCTTTGGGGATCTGGCCAGCGCTCAAAGGCACGAGGGCTGCCACAAGGGCTCCAGAGATTcgggaaag GGATCCATGCCTAAGTTATACAACGACACAAAGAGCGGCTCTGGCCATTCTTCGCAACACTCCGCAGGACCTGGCCACTCAGAGAAGAAGCGGCTTGCAGAAGATGACAAGGGACCACACCGAGATGAGCGGGAGCTGAGCCCAGGACACTGGCCCAGAAAGAGGGCTCGAGATGAGCCTGACCGCAGGGACCAGAAGGGTTCTGCTGCCAGGCCCACGGAACCTGTCAGGGTGAAGGTGGAGCCTAAGGTTGGGGAGAGGAGCTCCTCGGTAGAGAACGGGGACAAAAAAGGAAGTTCAGACAGTGACTCGGACAATTCTACCCAAGGCGGCAGcgccaagaagaagaaaaagaaggagaagaagaaaaagaagaaaaaagataaGAAGAAACTAAAGAAGGAGAAGGCTGGGAAGTCTAAGACAAAGTCCACTTAG
- the slc17a5 gene encoding sialin translates to MDHSASDTETDDYNRPLLQRKEENAEKAPACCSARYGLSVLACYGFFVAYALRVNLSVAMVDMLNTTSSSNASQSVCPRHASPARPKHNHTASVYDWDSETQGWILGSFFYGYIVTQIPGGYLARKYGAKWLLGFGILCTVIFTLLTPVAADLGAGYLIAVRVLEGIGEGVTFPAMHAMWASWAPPMERSRLLTISYTGAQLGTVVALPLSGMICFYLDWTYVFYVFGVVGMVWFVLWAALVSNTPSTHPRISEQERHYIAASLKNELSPTSDYIPWGSILTSLPLWAIVVAHFSYNWTFYTLLTLLPTYMNDILGFSIQQNGMLSALPYLGCWLLALLGGQLADYLRETCQFRTVAVRKAFTLIGMVGPALFLIAAGFTNCDYIMAVAFLTASSSLGGVSASGFNINHLDIAPSYAGILLGITNSFATIPGMVGPVIARALTKSNTIEEWRTVFYISAGINLFGAAFFTLFGQGSVQPWAVHRTHSQ, encoded by the exons ATGGATCATTCTGCATCAGATACTGAGACCGATGACTACAATCGGCCCTTGCTGCAGCGCAAAGAGGAAAATGCAGAAAAAG ctCCTGCCTGCTGTTCAGCGCGCTACGGGCTGTCCGTGTTGGCCTGCTATGGGTTCTTTGTGGCTTACGCCCTGCGGGTGAACCTGAGCGTGGCCATGGTAGACATGCTCAACACTACCAGCTCCAGCAATGCCAGCCAGTCTGTCTGTCCTAGGCACGCCAGCCCAGCGAGACCCAAACACAACCATACC GCCAGTGTGTATGACTGGGACTCGGAGACGCAGGGCTGGATCCTGGGCTCGTTCTTCTACGGGTACATAGTGACGCAGATACCCGGTGGCTATCTGGCGCGCAAGTATGGCGCCAAGTGGCTGCTGGGCTTTGGGATCCTGTGCACTGTGATTTTCACCCTGCTCACGCCAGTGGCAGCAGATCTGGGGGCCGGCTACCTCATTGCTGTTCGAGTGCTGGAGGGCATTGGAGAG GGGGTCACATTTCCTGCCATGCATGCTATGTGGGCTTCCTGGGCCCCGCCAATGGAGCGCAGTCGACTGCTGACCATCTCATACACAG GTGCTCAGCTGGGAACTGTGGTGGCCTTGCCGTTGTCTGGCATGATTTGTTTCTACCTTGACTGGACCTATGTCTTCTATGTATTTG GAGTTGTTGGGATGGTCTGGTTCGTCCTCTGGGCTGCACTTGTGAgcaacacacccagcacacatcCCAGGATATCAGAACAAGAGAGGCACTACATCGCTGCCTCACTCAAAAACGAG CTCTCGCCAACCTCGGATTATATACCCTGGGGATCAATTTTAACGTCGTTGCCATTGTGGGCAATAGTAGTCGCCCATTTCTCTTACAACTGGACATTCTACACACTGTTGACTCTGCTTCCAACCTACATGAATGACATACTTGGCTTCAGTATCCAACAG AATGGGATGCTGTCAGCCTTGCCCTACCTGGGCTGCTGGTTGCTGGCGCTGCTGGGCGGTCAGCTGGCAGACTACCTGAGGGAGACATGTCAGTTCCGCACTGTTGCCGTGCGCAAGGCCTTCACCCTCATTG gAATGGTTGGGCCGGCACTGTTCCTGATTGCTGCCGGCTTCACAAACTGTGACTACATCATGGCAGTGGCCTTCCTCACTGCCTCCTCATCGCTGGGTGGTGTGTCTGCCTCTGGATTCAATATCAACCATCTGGACATAGCACCCTC TTATGCTGGGATTTTACTTGGGATCACCAACTCCTTTGCCACCATCCCAGGAATGGTGGGACCAGTCATAGCAAGAGCACTGACTAAATCC AACACTATCGAGGAATGGCGAACTGTGTTCTACATCTCAGCGGGGATTAACCTATTTGGAGCAGCCTTCTTCACGCTGTTTGGGCAGGGGTCAGTCCAGCCATGGGCAGTCCACCGCACACATTCTCAGTGA